Within Peromyscus leucopus breed LL Stock chromosome 7, UCI_PerLeu_2.1, whole genome shotgun sequence, the genomic segment TCTTGACTGCGACAGCGGTGTGGCTAACATGGCACCCAAAAAGAAGGCTATCAAAAAGAACAAAGCGGAGATCAATGAGATGACTATCATCGTAGAAGACAGCCCCCTAAGCAAGTTGAATGCTCTAAATGGGCTCCTAGAGGGAGGCAACAGCCTTAGCTGTGTTTCTTCTGAACTAACAGACACTTCCTACGGCCCCAACCTCCTGGAAGGTTTAAGTAAAATGCGGCAAGAGAGCTTCCTATGTGACTTAGTCATTGGTACCAAAACCAAATCCTTTGATGTTCATAAATCAGTGATGGCTTCATGCAGTGAATACTTTTACAACATCCTGAAGAAGGATCCATCAACGAAGAGGGTAGACCTCAATGACATCGCCCCTTTAGGCCTAGCCACAGTGATTGCATATGCGTACACGGGAAAGCTGACCCTCTCTCTATACACAATAGGGAGCATCATTTCTGCCGCTGTGTACCTTCAGATCCACACCCTCGTAAAGATGTGCAGTGATTTTCTGATACGAGAGATCAGCGTTGAGAACTGCATGTATGTTGTTAACATCGCTGAAACATATTGCCTGAAAAATGCAAAAGCAACAGCCCAGAAATTTATCCGGGATAATTTCATTGAATTTGCGGAATCGGAACAATTTATGAAGCTTACGTTTGAACAGATTAACGAGCTTCTCATAGACGATGACTTACAATTGCCTTCTGAGCTGGTGGCGTTCCAGATTGCAATGAAATGGCTAGAATTTGACCCAAAGAGAGTGAAACACGCAGCAGACCTTTTAAGTAACATTCGATTTGGTACCATTTCTGCACAAGACCTGGTCAATTATGTTCAGACTGTCCCAAGAATGATGCAAGACGCTGATTGTCATAAACTGCTTGTGGACGCCATGAACTACCACTTGCTACCTTATCATCAAAACACGCTGCAATCTAGGCGAACAAGAATTAGAGGTGGCTGCCGAGTTCTCATCACCGTTGGGGGACGCCCTGGCCTGACTGAGAAGTCCCTCAGTCGAGACATTTTGTATAGAGACCCTGAAAACGGATGGAGCAAACTTACGGAAATGCCAGCCAAGAGTTTTAACCAGTGCGTGGCTGTGATGGACGGATTCCTTTATGTAGCTGGCGGTGAGGACCAGAATGATGCAAGAAACCAAGCCAAGCACGCGGTCAGCAATTTCTGCAGGTACCTAGTGCTTTGTTGATAATGCGAATGAGTCGAAATGTGAAGAAACTGCCTTGACCCGGAATTAATGTCTAACATCTTAGCTCATTGGCCATCCAGTAGTGGTAGTAGTAATGCTTTAGATGTTCTCATCATTTCATATAAAGTGCATTCAAGATATATGTACCCtagatttcttttttcactttttaatatttgttacTTAGCATAAAAAAGGGATGGATTTCATTTTGGCATTTTTGTACATACAAGCCATTACACTTTCTTATGCGTATCTCTTGCCCGCTCTCCTCACATGCTCCTGCCTCTCTCTTATTGGTCCCCTTGCTGCTTCCCTGGAATCCTCTGCTTCCATGTCACATGAATTCCGTTACCCCCCTTCTCTGaaaatctctttctctgctttcatgGTCCCCTTTCTGTTTTCATCATGCATACGCATCAAACATAACCAAGAGGCAAAATTATTATGATATCCTTTATTGTCTCATTATATGTGTGTACCCACCACTTACCAAGAACCCAAACAAAGCATTGGAGAAGTGGATCCGTGGTTAAAAGCaccactgctcctgcagaggacccaagtttggcaCCACATCAGGTGGCCCACaccagcctgtaactccagcaccagggcatccaacaccctcttctggtctccaagcaCTCACACACCCATATCCacgcagagacacacatgcacacacacactttatatacacatatatatatgcatacatatatatacacattacatatgtatatatgtaatcatttatatgtaaatatatttatgattatatgtttattatatatgatttatatttacatataaataataagtcAAGATAATTCTTTTGTTATTAtagcatatatttttatgtaatttaaagatacactttatatttatatgtataaatatattatttttaaaaaaataatccaagcAATTGATTTTCAGACTTTTTATACCTTTCCGGTTCTGGGCCTTGAATCCAGTGCCTCACCCATGTCAATCAAGCACTCCAGCTCTGAGCCCCAGAACTGAGTCCACATCTTCAGCTCCAGTGCTCAGTTCTTATCTGTACTTACAGTTTTGTTTGGGAGTGAAAGTGGACAAAGGTGAACTCTGTTTACAGAGCTTCTGCACTCTGTGAACAAGGAAGCCCGAGGTCACTGACTCCACCTCTTTCCCTTCTGCTGGGTCTCTCACCGTTTAATACTCAAGCCAGTTTTCTTTGTGTTGATTTATATACTGAAAAATTCTATGAACTGGAACTTTTACCAGTGGAAAACTAGTAAGAGAGACCAAGCCTTTCTTGATGCTGTAGACATAATTCCATTGGTCTCTTTCTGACAGGCTCAGAGGGGTGGCTTAGCTTTCTCTTGGGGCAATGAATGGCCAGAACAGACATGCCAAGGAGAAGTTTGCAGAAGAAATCCAATCAGGCATCTCCTATCCTAATTAAGCAGCAAGAAAGAGCTAGGGGGTCATTGATGTCTGAAAAACAGGTAGAATCACCTCTAACATACAGGTTCCCTCTTCAGGTACCCAACATCTGTCCTGTGACCCATTTTGCATGTCTCTTAAATCCCGGGGTGGGGGCCGTATTAGAGGAAAGAGTTCTGCAGGAtcgtttttgttgtttggtttggttttttgtttgtttcgggGTATGGCTAAAGGAAACGTCTTCTgaatggggagagagggaagtatcttttttttttccccctgaatgaGAGGAGGGGGAGCAatagctgtgtggtggtggtgggtgggtgggtggtggtggtaaggtcAGGGTTCCCACTTATGCGTTGCTGGGCAAGATGAGCTCCCCTGCTTCTGCAATCAAGCTGTCTTCCTGTCATCTCAGGTACGATCCTCGCTTCAACACCTGGATCCACCTGGGCAGCATGAACCAGAAACGCACACACTTCAGCCTGAGCGTCTTTAACGGGCTCCTGTACGCGGTGGGTGGCCGCAACGCGGAGGGCAGCCTGGCTTCGCTGGAGTGCTACGTGCCCTCCACCAACCAGTGGCAGCCCAAGGCGCCGCTCGAGGTGGCACGCTGCTGCCACGCCAGCGCCGTGGCCGACGGCCGCGTGATCGTGACGGGCGGCTACATCGGCAGCGCGTACTCGCGCTCCGTGTGCGCCTACGACCCCGCGCACGACGCGTGGCAGGAGCTGCCCGAGCTGAGCACGCCGCGAGGCTGGCACTGCGCGGTGGCGTTGGGCGACCGGGTGTACGTGATGGGGGGCAGCCAGCTGGGGCCGCGCGGGGAGCGCGTGGACGTGCTCACGGTGGAGAGCTTCAGCCCCGCAGCGCGCCAGTGGAGCTTCGTGGCGCCGCTGCCGGTGGGGGTGAGCACAGCGGGGGTCTCGGCGCTACACGGCCGCGCGTACCTGCTGGGCGGCTGGAACGAGGGCGAGAAGAAGTACAAGAAATGCATCCAGTGCTTCAACCCTGAGCTCAACGAGTGGACAGAGGACGACGAGCTGCCCGAGGCCACCGTGGGCGTGTCCTGCTGCACACTGGCCATGCCCAACAGCGTGTCCCGCGAGTCACGGGCCAGCTCGGTGTCCTCCGTGCCGGTCAGTATCTGAACGCATAGCTTCCCAGAGGCTCATGGTCAAACTGTGAGTGGGCCACAAGGAAAATACACACCACTTACTACAGTGATGGTGATTCAAATTGATCTAGAGGAATGTCTGGGCGGCTCTAAATTCTTAGTTTGGCATCATCTACCTCAGTCTTTCCCCACCTCCCAACAAAATAGAGGGCTGTAGGCAACAGAGGAAGCAATTGCGATCTGCAGCCACTGGGTGGCAAACGGAGTTTGTTGCAGGCACTCTTCCAAGGAGCATGCTTCCTGAATTCATAGCTGAGATTTTCTTTCCTACACGTGAAACTTTCCTACACGTGACTATGCAATTCCCTATTCAAAGGtgtattttcctctctgttccttttgGGGGAATGGAAAATactcctttcaatttttcaaaattgTCTATATCTATAAAGACTTGATTTTATATTTCAACATAAAAATGTCTGTCTCCTTACTTGAGTGAAAAGAGCTTTTAAAGACATCTCATGATACAGTCACAAAGCTTTAAACAAGATGTGGCCGGAAAGCAACACATTCTACCTGGGATCTACAGTCATTTTCTCTTAATATCCCACTCTCAGAAAAGGAACGGTTTTCGGCCATCTAATTTACAATGTAAATTTTTCTTAGAAATGATTTGATCGCTTATCCATCTCTTATCATTATATATggagagacttttttttctttttttctttctttctttttttttttttttttttttttggttctgagTGGTGAACCAAGGACCTCATACGTGCTAGATAAGTGCTCGCCGGGGAGCTTCATCTCCAGtcctcattttattcttttttttgttttttttttttttttgttttttttttttgtttttctagacagggtttctctgtgtagctttgtgcctttcctggaactcgctttgtagaccaggctggcctcgaattcacagagatccgcctaactctgcctcccgagtactgggattaaaggcgtgcgcttattctattttttgagacagtctcactgggtagaccaggctagcctcaaactcccagagatcagcctgcctaagcctcccgagtgctgagattaaaggcatgtgccaccactcccagccctgtttttatgttatttattttaaattagagtTTTACTGGGTTACCTAGGTTAGCCTTGACTTTaaaaccctcctgcttcagcctccccagtagctgagattacagacctATACCACCAGGTACAGTTTTACCCTACACTGACATGGTTAAATTGCTTCTAACATTAGCCCGAACAATCACCAAATAACACTATGTTCTTGAGCGTGGTTAACTTCGGCTTACCTTTCTGGCCGTATAGCCAATAGCAGTAATTTTATTAGCCCTCTCTTTCACACCGGGATGATGAAGGAAACATTTGGGATGCTCGTATTTGGCAATAACTGAATGGATGGACGGGTTCACCTGTTGAGGAATGTGGTTTGTTTCTCCTAATATCTaacttaaaatattcttaaaatattaagcCCATAATATATGCTCTTTATGATTTACTTTTACTACTATCACTCAAAATTGCTTTGCAAatcaaagtgtatttttttttttttttgagtcagggtccctatgtagctctgactgtcctagaactcagtggGTAGACCAAGTTGACCTCTAGCTCCCTGAGATCCTctcatccctgcctcctgaatgctgggattggagatgtgtgccaccctgcctggcaaCGTATATTTTCCCGCTGCCATTTCCTTGACTTATCTGCCAagtctgggggagaagggaaggattGTAGTAAATGATGCATATTTCCTTTTACCCTATCAGTTTATTCTTTCTAGTATATTTGTTTAGGGAAGGAAGTGCCTGTCAACTATGGCTTATGTACAACTAGACAATTTAAAGGGATAAATAGGTACCTGCAACTCTATCTTAGTTGTCATTTATCCTGGCCCTTCCTGCCACCTGCGTGTGGAGCTGTGATGGATATGTCTAAAGCACAGTCATCTCTGCTTACCTGGGGGCTACACATCTGTAGGTGCAGCCAGCCACAAGCTGAAGAGATATGAAAAAACTGCGTATGTAGGAAACACATGCTGcatggcttttcctttttcttttcttccctgagcAAAACAGCACGACTGTTAGCATAGCAATTACATTGTATTTAATATTATAATGACCTAGAAACAATATGAATTATATAAGAAGATCTGAacaggttatatgcaaatattgTGCCATTTTGTAGATGGGACCCTAGCAAGGGGTAGGGCATGCCCTAGTACCCGTCTCCCAAGGATACTGAGGAATGGCTACATTTTATTCCACCTGTGAAAAGTGAttctaataaaacatttttgaaacaACCTTCATCAACCCTTATAAAAAGTTCAGCTTGGGGTATTCAGTGGTAACACTCAGGAATAGACTATAAACACTGGAAATAAGTAAACACACCATTAgcataaaatacagaaagaaagaggagttTCATAAGTACAGGGAAAATCTAAGGGCGCCTGCTCCTTTGTCTCCATGACTACGCAGGCTGGAAAACAAAACTGTGAGAAAATGGCTTTTGGACCAAGTTAATCACTGGCTGAGCTCCTAAACTACCAGCGATGCAGCAGCATTGGTAAAATAAACTCCATTTTCAATGCATCATTTTGGCCACTACTTGCCAAGCCTGTGTGAGGGTGGCTATAGCATCTTTTCATGGCGAAATACATACACCCCTGCAACTGAAGAGCCTACAGTATATTGTTAattttgagagagaaaggggtGCTTCATTGTGGGTTACAGATGATTGAACAAACATGTAATTTATTTATGCACACTAATAGATGTTCCTCACTTTGAGAACGTAGAGGTGTGTGGTGACAAGGACCTAGGTCTCCAGATGAAGTAAAAATCACTGCATTGTAACATCTTAGGATTTAAAACATGAAGAGAGTCTGGAAGTAAAGGGGTCTTCATCTGTTGCAAATGGTAGAATAGGCTGTAAAGCCTAGGCATTTGTTGTCTAGAGCTAAACTGCAGGACTAGTCCAACTGGGTAAATTGTAATCATCATTTAACTTTTCTATGTTGTTAATATGAACACTTGGAAAATATAAATAGCTGGGCTTACCAGGCCCTGGGTGCATTGCGGTTGATAGAGTATGGAACATGAAGATTGGTGAACGTTTGAACCTCTGAATATTCTGAACTGCCATtaaagacacagacatacatagactCTATGTTCTGTTTCACCCTCAGGGTCTTTAATTCATCTCAAAGTTGCTGCTCCTGGGACATACAGTCCACTTTCCAGTTGCAAACTTGACCTCATTTTATCGTGGTTTGTGCTTACCTCTATCCAGTTACACCCCCGAGTTAGGGCCCAAACATGTACTTCTGTTgagttttcttaaagaaaaatggttTGTGATTGCTTTTAATGCCTGAGTTCTGTGATTAAATAAATGCTCAACTTATCAGAAAATAGCATGTTACCCAGCAGCCAAAACAATCAAACTCAAGCTGCCTTCTTCTGAATGGGCCAGAGACCTGATAAGAACATCTCCAGGAAGCCAGGTCTTAATAGAGTGTGCCCATTTTCTCAGGGCTCCCAGGCCAAGCTGTGATCTCTAACTCACGATTAATTTCAGTACACTGGGTAcgttttctttttacttcctgtTGTAAAGGTGGTCACAAATAGAAGGCCATGACAGGCACTTTAACATAGTTCTCTAGACTGACTGGATATGGGGACTTGAGGAAGCATCATAGCTGAGGTAATAAGGAAGTTACTGAAAGGTCCTCTGCTTTAAGACAGGGTGATAATGATACCATGTGTGTTTTACATCACGTATGTAAATAGAAGTTAGGTGGAAATAGAGGGTaggtctccccagctcccacccccaATACCCTGGCCCAGCGTCTTCAGAACTCAAGTAAATGACTAAGTAAATAGACTTAGATCaattcattgtatttattttccttagttataacaGAATGAACCTTTGTAATCTCTGAGTGAGTACTGGACCCCTGCCCCAGCACGGATGACTGTGTTCTTGACACAAGCCAGCAATGAAAAGAATTCTTTTCCTGTCAATAAAAGAGTATACCAAATACTTTCCATTGTTAATTACTAGAACTAAAGGATGTGAAATATTAACAACTTCCCCTACAGCATATCAGTTAGCATTCCCTCTCAGGGAGTTtgacaaaaaatatttatcttggaCACTCCTAAAaacgtttgttgttgttgttgtttatccaGCAAATTTTGGCAGGAATCTTGTTGGCTGACAACATTCTGGTTTCCTATAAAGAACAACGAAGAAAACTGTGTGTGGTGTTATTTTGTAACCTCATCACTGTTAATAAAGCTGCATACAAAAAGAGTTTAACTGCTGCTCACCTGTGGGCAGTTTCACGAATTTCTTTGATAATTGaactgcttcttttctttttttagttgttgtttctGTTCAGTGCAGCAAAGTAGAAATGACCCTTGACAAGTGGCGCCGCCTCTAGGAGCCTAGTAAAAGAAAGGGGCATGAAACGGCACCAGCAGCCATACTTACCAACTGCTGCCACTCAGCCCGGATCTTCAGAAGTTAGACTGAATGTATCTTCTCATCCCCTGACTACCTGTTAAACGAGGAGAAAAGATAAAATCCATGATTGCCCAATTAAAACAAGCTGTCATTTGGGGTGCATCTGGGACTGGCCTGCCAGTGGTCTCCCCCTTAGTTGGAATTTGAGAGAGCAGCCCCTGCCTGCCTCTTGAGGTCCTTTTTATAGGAGAGATACGGTGTTCATAAGGGCAAGAGAGTTAGCCATCATACattgttagaaaaataaaacgaAGGGGAAGGAACAAGGAAGGGTAAGGATGTACATCATGTGACCGCAAGCTTAGTGCAGTTTACATCAGATCTAAGAAACagaaacttattcttaattacaaatggaAACCTTAACTTGCAAGGATTCACACAGGACAAAGAGGAACGTTTTATTTAACTacaaacagaaaccttaacttgcACAGGACgaacaggaacttattcttaactGTCTTAACTGCAAACAGAAACCTTTACCTGCAAGGTAGATTGTTCCTGTTTTGGTCTCACATACCCTGAGCACAGCCAGCCTCACACAGAGTCACCTTCATTTGCAGTGAAATAAATTCATAGGAAACAGATTCCTATTATTCTGCAGAAATATCCTTACAGCCCAGCTTTTCCATCACACCTTTCTAAATGAGCAAATGCCAGGTAACCAACATAGCAGGTTGAGCCCTTGATGCAGTCAGGTACTTAAGTAAAATTCAGTTGAGGTCATCTTAGTCATCTCTAGAACACATTAAATAGAAGCAACAAACCTCTTTGGGCCCTGTATTGAGGGGCCCAAATGAGATGAGGCCCAAACAGAAGCCAGCTGTTACCTAAGTCCCAGTTCTGACCATATGAGCCAGGGGCCTTAAGTCTCTgaactggctttgaattcctaCATAATCCCAACTTCTTCTTCAGGTTTCTACTCTCTCCAACTCACATACCAGTCTATCTTTCTAGTTCAGAACAGATATGAAATCACTTAACAATATTAATTACAGGCTACACTAGGCTGTCTCAAAGGAGTAACTGTTTTGTTCTGATGTATTGGGCAAAGCTTGGTTGGAAAAACTAGCACCTCCAGGCTTTCCCCTCTCCAAAGAGATATAGAAAAGCACTCAGAGGTCCACTTCAAGAACTTTGAAGAAGAAGGAATTCCTTGCAGGGCTGGTTCTCAGAAACACTAagatttgttattattgttta encodes:
- the Klhl31 gene encoding kelch-like protein 31, translated to MAPKKKAIKKNKAEINEMTIIVEDSPLSKLNALNGLLEGGNSLSCVSSELTDTSYGPNLLEGLSKMRQESFLCDLVIGTKTKSFDVHKSVMASCSEYFYNILKKDPSTKRVDLNDIAPLGLATVIAYAYTGKLTLSLYTIGSIISAAVYLQIHTLVKMCSDFLIREISVENCMYVVNIAETYCLKNAKATAQKFIRDNFIEFAESEQFMKLTFEQINELLIDDDLQLPSELVAFQIAMKWLEFDPKRVKHAADLLSNIRFGTISAQDLVNYVQTVPRMMQDADCHKLLVDAMNYHLLPYHQNTLQSRRTRIRGGCRVLITVGGRPGLTEKSLSRDILYRDPENGWSKLTEMPAKSFNQCVAVMDGFLYVAGGEDQNDARNQAKHAVSNFCRYDPRFNTWIHLGSMNQKRTHFSLSVFNGLLYAVGGRNAEGSLASLECYVPSTNQWQPKAPLEVARCCHASAVADGRVIVTGGYIGSAYSRSVCAYDPAHDAWQELPELSTPRGWHCAVALGDRVYVMGGSQLGPRGERVDVLTVESFSPAARQWSFVAPLPVGVSTAGVSALHGRAYLLGGWNEGEKKYKKCIQCFNPELNEWTEDDELPEATVGVSCCTLAMPNSVSRESRASSVSSVPVSI